AGGGTCAGTAGACAAGTTTGAATGTAACCATGGCCATCCATGAGGGTGTGACCCattctctcccccaacccccaaacaacAAAGAAGCAACATTTGAGAGTGGAAGTGGAAGGGTTTATTGTCTACTCTTGTGCCGATCTGGGGCTTTTAGGCAGGAGCTGGGGCAGGGTTCTTCACACAGGGTTGTAGGTCCTATTGTGTTTGAAAGGAGGGAGCATCAGACAAGCTTTATCTCCAGGGATACAGTGCCTGATGTCATTGTAGTTATGTCTCTAGAAGCCTCGGAGGTTGAAGGGCCGGAGCACAAAGCCCACAGAGCTCTTAGGTGTGGTCATGTTGGCACTGTCCTCAGAATGGGGGATGTTGCGGAAGCCCACTGTGACCCAGGCCACCAAATCCTATGGGAGAGACAAAGGCTTAAGTGGACAGGGCAGTGCTGAGTACTAGTCACCTGAGGTCACTCTGGCTTGTTGTGCCTACGGGCTTCATGACATATCCTCAGTTCCACTTTTAAAAAGCAGACCCATCTGCTACGACCCCTGAACTTGTCTACCACTCAGGAAGTACAATTGCTGGGGCCAGTAACAGGTCTAGGGAGTGGTTGGTGACAGGCCTGAGGTGGGAAGTGGGTACTGGGATATTACCTTATCTTCAATGTTTGTATCATTCTGAATAAAATCCTCGAAGACCATGGGGGGATTCCAAGGATTATTTTGGCTGTAGATGCTGCTGCTGCACTTCTCAGAATCCTGGTACTCAGTCACAGCCAAGGGGTACCTACAGGTAGAGAAGAAGCCAATGGCGCTGGGCACTGGAGTTGCATCTAATCTCTTCCCAGGTAACATCCCCAGTGTCAAGGATAGAGAATTCAGGCCTTCTCCATAATGAATGTTTATACCCTAGGGATCTGGAAAATTGCCCATCACCATCTTAGGGGCAGGACCTCTGTAAGCATTTCCACCCCTTCCTGGAGTGCGCAAGGGTGCATATCCAGATGCAAACATAGACATGAACCTTCCAGGACAAACAGAACACATAATCACTATGGGGAATCTCTGACCATGTTTCTCAAACTCACTTGGTCCAGGAGACGCCTCGCTTCTTCTCCCAGTCTGGAAGTCGCACCTGATGAATTTTGGAGTAGATCTGCAGGCGGTACCTGCTCCTGTGGCCCAAATGGGTCATATGGAGGTTGCTAAAGATTAGGTAGTTGGGAAGCGGTTTTCCAAAGTGGAAGGCCGCTTGGTGCTCCTGGGTGTAATTTGTTTGCTTTAGGGTATTTCCAAGTACATGATGGCTTAGGTCCTTAGAGTTGGTGATGTTTTCCCCAACGATGTGCAGTGTCTGGAAACTGTTCTTGatgcctggaggcaggagtgggggggAGGAAGGGTGAGAATCAGTTGTTGAAACAGAATCTGGCTTCCTCTACTCCAGGGACTCCAACTGGACAATAACCATAGACAATTGCAAAGAAGAAGCCAGGCTAAGGCCAGACACTAGGCTAGCAGCATGATCTAGAAGACCAAGcaaaccagaaagcagagaagctagaggacaacttggggggTCATTCTGGGCAACTATGGCATTTTCACTGTGATCCCACAAGTCTCTGGAAAGCTTGCTCCAGCCTATCTATTTTTAACCATGGAGAATGGGACACCCATGTTTCTGAAGGCTTGAGGTCAGTCTGTTTGTATTCCTGACCAGAGGCCCCAGTGGGGATGAGCATATGGAAGCCACCTATCTGGTTCTGGTGGCCTAGTTCAGTTATGGAATGTGATGCCAAACATCACTTCTCTTTGTGTGACGACatttataaagaaacagaaacacactgaGCACCCCCCAGATGGTACCAGAACCCATCGCCAAGTGCTAAGCCAAAGCATTGTTTAATTTCCATGGAACCCTCTATGCCTATGCACCATTCTACTCTATAGAGCCAAGAAGAGCAGATGCACACTCTACAATCAGGGTAACCCTAGGGTACCATTCACTGCCGCCATTTTCCAGGAGTGTGTCTTTAGAATGTGGCTCAAACAATTTCCTGATATTATGCCAAGGACTCTTTAGCTCCAGCCTATGGAGTGAAGTTATGTGTGGGTAGTATTTGAGTGTCTGAGTTGGTGTGGTCCTGAATCCTACCTGCTACATCCAGGTCAACACGGTAATGTACTAGGTGGGTGTGGATGTTGCTGAATACATGGGTGTGTGATTGAGAGACGTAGCGCAACTCCTCGGGCTGGTAGAAGGTGGCATGGACCAAGCCAGTGGCTTGTATATTTGCCTTCATTGCCCCATTAGGGTAGAAAACGAAGTCCCAAATGTAGTCATAGTGGTGGACTGTTGAGATTGTCCGTACCACCAGCATGTGTCCATTTGTCCCAGCACTGGAGTTGAAGCCTTTTCTAAAGTTCGAGTTAAAGTGGTACCTAAATGGCATTTCTGCTGGCATCtcaaagagacagagagcttGTGGATAGGAGACTGGTTCGTCGGTGTCGTAGTGGTGAATGACTTCCAGGAAGGTGGCTGTGTCCGGACAATCAATGCCAGCGGCTAACTGACGAGTGACATTGCCAGGGCCCCATCCCACATCCATGTACTTGGTCTGAGTGCCTGCAGATAtatgtcctccaaactgtgcCACAGCCTCTTGTACACTGACTTCATATGCAATACGCACACCCTGGAAGTGCACGTTCAGGATCTGCAGGCCAGAGGAGGGTCTTAGCCGGAAGGAGAAGATCCAGTCTCTGTAGAACACCGTGTTGTCCTCTACGTTATAGCCAGGAACATGGGGCTCAGACGCTCTGGGTCTAGCCATGCTGATGGTAGTGGGGAATTCCTCTGGGGTATTGAAGGAAGAGAAGACTAGGGGCTGCTCTGTGTCCTTGTCAACTGACTCCATAAGGACCATTATACTCACTTCTCCGTCTGCATATTTCTGAGCCAATTCCTCTGGGCTGTTGTAGAACTTGCCGTTATACCAGAGCTGCTTCACTTTCCAGTGCTGGACATCTGTGCTCCCATGATCCAGAAGGATCTCCAGACCTGTGGGCTGCAGGACTTGGCTTGCCATATATCGTTGCAATATGAACCAGCTGCAGCGCTGGTCAGACTTTGTGCCATGGGGGACcatgtatgtgaaggtcagacCGTGCTCATCTTCGAGTGAGTAGTCAGTGGTGTCAAGGAAGAACTGACGCAGAGGCTTCGTGGCCTCCTTCAGGATATGGTAGATAAGACTGTACTCTGCTTTGGAAATGGGTCTAGATGCCCAGGATGGACTGTGCCCAGGCCCAGGAGATATTTCTCGCATGTAGATTGGCGATGGCAGGGGCCCTACAGCAAACTCAGTGACTTTAGGGTGCTCCTGAGCACCAAAGAAGATGACAACACGGGCTTCCCGCACAGGAATCCTTTTTCCTTTGTCCAGAAAATCCAGCACATCCTCCTTATCCGGCAGCAGCATTTCTATGAGGTATACTGAGTTCTTGCCCAAAGTTGGTGTCTTGGCTGGCTGCAGCTGCAGCTCCTTTCTGTTCATCAGGAAGTCCTGCACAATCTTGATCTCATAAACACTCAGGTCCGAGAATACCTGGGGCTTGCCATTCAGAGTCCACCTGGGGCGTTTTGCGGTGGTCATCTGTAGCAGCAAGATGGCAGTCACCCAGCCCAGTGTCAGGCTCTTTCGTGTCATGGCTCTGGAACAGAGCACAGGAGAAAAGACTGAAGTATCTCCTTCTCCAAGCTTGCCCCTCACAGTGCCCTGACCTTCAGCCTTGTTTGTCTCCTACTGAGTGGACGTCTTCCTTCTTCCCAGTGAAGTCAGCTGAAGTCTCTGGGTCCCCTCTTACAGACCTCAGCACTGTCTAGGTCCTGGTGTGTGCGTCTTCCTATTTTCTCCCTCTGAAAATCTCTTATATAAGTCTTTCTTATCTAGATAAGCCTCTCTGTTTTCCACTTTTGGTGTTATCTCAGAGCGGAAACATTCATAGGCTACGAGGACTGTGACTCACGGCAACACAAGACTTAGTCCTCATGGGCTATAACGTACTAGTGTCCTTCTGGGTCAGAGGGCTATTCTGACAGCAAAATTACCTTTACAGAGAAAAATTTTGAAGTGTAGATTTCAAATGCAGGCTCTGCACTCAAGCTGACTAGGTTTGAGTCCTGGAAAGTTTCAACATTGAAGACTACCTGTGTTTAAATTCTCTGGCCCTGTGTCTGTTGTCTCACTGGAGTAAAACAAGACAAGGCTAACAGTTGATATAAAACATTTAGGACAATCTCCTTCTCTCAGCAACACAGGGATTATTGATTTAGCTTTTCTTACCTCAGTGATGCAGTCTGGATACTATAGACTGACCAGACTGATCCTGCTTGTGAAATAAGGATGGAGAAGATTGCTGTCCTACCCAGCCTCCTCTGGCATCCCTGTGTGGTACCCAAGTCAGGGCCTCTTTACAATTAGTTTTTGGGAGCATCCCGTCAGCCCACCTCAGGTAGTGAGTCAGGGTGcccctctccctttccatttGGTAGAAGGCATGGTCGGATTTTCACCTCCTAATTTTCTGTCCAAACTGCAGCAGAGTACTGTGTACTTATGGAGGGTGTTTACTTGCAGTGCTAGAAGAAAGTGGCTGGCGGCCATTCTGTCCTGTTCTGTCCCTGTTGGTGGAGCTGTCTGGCAGGCCCTGCTGTATAGAGAGTCACCGGGAGACCTCTGTTCTTGCACACATGCTAGACATTGTCACTGTCGCAAGCTCTGATTTCTCTAGAACCTAACTTAAAGTTAATGTTTCTGGTCCCCGAAGGAGGAACTTTCCTGGTGGCATTTCACTACAATCTGCCTTGTCCCTGACACTAGGTGGCTCCATCTGACTGTGGTGTGTTCCCAAGTGTCCCATTGATTTTCCAGCTGCACTCCTCCAGGGGTGACAACTGCTGAactacaggaacacacacattaCCACCTCAAAACCAATATGTGGGTCGGGGTTCACACTCGGCAGTCAGAGCATCGTGAAGAATGTGTAATGACATCAGCCACCTCAGTGTTGGGGGCATTCtcacccaccccaacccccaaagcTTCCTCTTCACCCCTCTTCACTTCAACCTCTTCCAACAACTGAACTTTCTCCATGTTCCTAGAACAGGGCTGGAATCCTACGGCAGGCACTGCGGTCCTGTCTTTTATGTCTGGTCCCTTTACTATTTTGTCAATTATACCCAAATATCTTTCTGATTTGTCCCAAAGGAAAAGATGTTGGAGAAATGATTCAGAACGCTGTCTTCTGGAATAACTAGGCAGCAGAGATGACAGGGGTCACAATTACATCAGAGCCATGAAGGCCACGGAAGAGCTTGGCAACCAGTGGGTTTCCGTGTAGCCAACAGGAGGCAGGTATGTTCTCAGAACCCACCTCTCAGGGTCTTCTTCTGTCATCCAAGAATGGCTTTGGGATGACTTCTGTGACTTGCTCTGGATTCTCACACTTGCTGGCCTCCTGCTCTGTGACCTGCCTTTTTGGTCAGACCCCTCGCATGTCAGCCTGGCCGGTGCCCTATAGGAACACACCTATGAGTGTCTGTCTGTTCTTATTGAGCTGGTAAAACTGAGCCCCAACTTTCATGCACAGCAGGATCTGACAGctagggaagacagagagaaaagtgagGGGGCAGCTTTCAGTCCTAAAACTACTCTCAGTGTTGTGGGGGTGGcaacagttacacacacacacacacacacacacacacacacacacacacacacacacgtggccTGCAGAAGCTGCTTGCCTTCTGATTTCTAACCCATTCTCTCCTTAGCTACCCTAAAATGCGTAGCTACACCAATCATGGCCCTCTTTTATTTGTGGAGGAAGAGGATTGGATCAGTTTTATTGAACCTTGGGTGTGGCTGCCTCTCAGCTTTCATGACTCCACTTTCTTCTGCTTCGGGTTCCTTGTTGGATATCCTGGCTCTAAGAGTCCCCATGAGTGACAGTTCTGTGCAGTTTAGGAGTCAGTGTTAAGGGGGCAGTGTGGGTTCCCCACatgtctgcttttctgttttcctctgtttGCAGGCAGACATACCTTGTTAGTTTTCTCTTaatccttttcttttcattagtTTGTTGAGAAGTTATACAATGAGTTTTGACCATATCCACTCCTATCCCCAGCTCTCCCCAGATCCGTATCCTCTTCCTACCCACACAACATTATGTCCTTTATCTTTTCCCCATCAAGTGCCCATATATTCACAGATGTGTGACCTtccactggagtgtggttgattTGCCAGTGGCAATACTCTTTAAAGAAAGAGTATTTTTCACAGTATTTTTCAATTGCCAATATCTTCTCAGTTAGGGTGGGACTTCACACCACCCCCCTCCATGTTGGAGTTTAGTCTGGCTTGAGGTTTTATGGGGCTTTTGTTTGCTGTAATAACCACTGTGAGCTCCCAATTGCAGCTGCTTTGATGTGTCTGGAGGACACTGTTGCCTTTGTATACtgcctctggttcttacagtgtTTCCACGTCCTGCTCCGCAATGATCTCTCAGCCTTCAGGGAAGGAGATGCAGTCTTGCTTCACAGGATACAACCCAGACTTGGCATCATTGTTGGGATGATAACCTGTGACTAGATGTGTCATAGGCCCTAGGGGAGAGCCTATTgccattattctgctaaatggacatagcattaaatggactcctaatgacttattgtATACACAAATTAGAGTGTCTCTCAGTGCTTGTCAGAAAAGCTTCTGCAACTACAGTAGATAGAGAGTAACACAGAAACCCACCACTGGCCAAGGTTCAGAGGATAAGAGTCTGAGGAGTCCTCCACCTTGTTAGTTCATGTTGCTTTAAACAATTTCCACATACTTTGGGTAATCGCACCTCAGCTCCAATcctcttttaaaacttttcttttgatctttctttgtgtgtgtgtgtgtgtgtgtgtgtgtgtgtgtgtgtgaaatgtgtgcATAAGTATGctttcatgtgtgtatttatatgcatgtgtaggTGCCCCATGTGTGTGGATGTTAGAAGTGGATACTGCATGGTATTCACCaccttattgttttgagacaggatctctctctctctttctctctctctctctctttctctctctctttctctctttctctccctctctctctctctctgaacccagGGCTCACTGAGTTCTTCTATGTTGATTGGCCAGGGAGCTCCAGAGACTTGAGTGTCTCTACCCTATGACTCCAGTGCTGTGTTCACAGACATGTTCTTCTGTGATTGATTTTCCCTGGACATTGGGATCGggactcaagtcctcatgcttgcctagAAAGCACATTACTGACTGAGCTGCAGTTTGGAGTTCTTCAGGCATAAAAAGTCTGCTTCCTTGTGCTTTTTAGCCCTTTGGGACATGCCTATGCCTTACACCTTCCATTCTTGTAAAACTGGATCTTTAGTCTCCCCATTCTAAGCTAAAAAGTAGCATACTGCCCACATTTCTGTCGGTTTCTTCTGCTCTTAAATACATTTGCAGGGCTTTCTCTAGAGTCTACAGATGGTCGTTGCCCATCCCCTTCTTCATCAGCTGGTACTGCAGCATGACCACACCCTAGTTTATGGAACCATTGTTCCTTATAGATGGAAAGCTGTCTCCAGAATTCCATTGTCACAGACAATACTGCAGCGAATCAGCACCCCCGTATATTTTTCTGGTGTTTGAAGAGGGATTGTGGGGATAAACCTTAGACGCTAGAACAATGCCACAGGGTGAAAGTGTTGGTAATTTTTTAGATTCCCCCTTAGTAGCTTCCTTGCACATGACAATTACTGAAGTAGTATAATTAACTTGCAGTCTCcctgagaaggaaataaaatcctCAGATATAGAAAATTCCATCCTCTACAGAAATCAAGCATCTTTTTGATTTCTCAATGGGTTTACTTTACTATGGTCATGGAAGTCTTATTGGGGTTCAGTAGACAAATACAAGTAGAGCCCATAGGCAGTAATCTGTGTTTGGGGCAGATGCCCAGGCAGCTCAAGGAAGCTGCATACAATGGGGAGGTTGAAAGAGTTGTTGCCTGTCTTTGTGGTGCTCTGGGGCTATTAGGCAGGAGCCTAATACTCCTCACACAGGACTTTAGGACTCATCATAGTGGAAAGAAGGAGGCATCAGGCAGGTTCTGTCTTCAGAGATCCAGTGTCTGTTATAATTCTGGTCTCTGTATGTTGGGCACAGGATTGCTTGTCTTTGAAGACCATGGACAGATTATCTGGAAAACTTGAACCTCAGAGCAATAAGCCCACAGAGTTTCCACATTGAGGATATGTTCAGAGAAGGGCATGAGCAGGAAGCCCACTGTCATCCAGGTCACCAAATACTATGGGAGAAACACAGACTTCAGTGGGTATGTCAGTATTAACTGCTGGCCATCTGAAGGTACTCTAATTTAGGATGTTTTTAAGTGTGTCTCTAAACTTTCTGTTATGTCCTCAGCCTCTACTGGAAAGAGACAGGTCCATCTGTCATGGCCTCTGAATCTGCTCTCCATTCAGCCACAAGTCACAATCTTGGTATCTGGGATCAGCCTAGGTATGGTCTACTGAAGATGTTGGAAATGGGCAGAGAGGACTGGATGgactggtattttatttttcaatgctCTTGTTCAGAAAAAAGACCTCAGAGACCACTGTGGATCTTAGGATTGATCTGCTTGTTGATGTAGCTGCACCATTCAGTTTCATAACACTTAGTCACTGCCAGGGGTCAGCTGGTTGATAAGAAGCCAGGTGGTCTGGGCATTGGGTACCTTTCTCTGGACAGTAGATACCCAGGATTTAACTTCTGAGTGACACTGACCAGTCCCCAAACCATGTCCATGTATATGATCCACATGTCCACAGGTGTGTCCCCTTCAGACAGTACCACAAACTTCTTGTATACTGACCTCATGGGAGGTTTACTCATGCCTAAAGCACACATTTAGTAAATGCAGTCAGGAAGTGAACTGATAGTAGAAGTTCCAGCCTCTGTAGAGAAATGTGCTGTCCCCTAGGCTGTCACATGGAAAGTAGGAATGGACTACACTGAGGACAGCCACATCATGATGAGCATAGAAAATCCCACAGGGCATGTAAGACAGGAACAGTGACACCTCTGTGCTCTTGGGCAGTGAGTCCTGGAGattcattttctccatttgtcTATCCTCGTATCTATGAGCCAGTTCCTCTGCATTATATCAGAGTTTCTTCAATCTACAGTGCTCCCACAGGGTCCCCAGATCCACGAGGCATAGAAACTTCTATCTCATGCTGTAAGATAAACCAGATGCAAGGCTGGCTGGATTCCAGGCCAggggcagccatgttggtgaagATTAGGCATAGGTAGCCACAGACTAAGAAGCTGGAAGTGTTCAGGAATATCTAATGAAGAGACTTGGTGGCCTCCTTCCATGTGTCACACTCTATGTTAGAGATGGGTCTGCAAACCTGTATATGGCATTTATTTAGCTTATATGCACTAAGGCCCACAACATGCTGGCCATGCCAGGCAGGATCCCAAGTGAGGTCCTGAGGGCACTCTGCCATGGCTATCTATAGCTCAAAGATGTTGTCATCTAGGCCAGTGCCAAGTTCTGCACATGCTCAACCTCTCTGGAAAGCAGCAGGGGAAAACAACTAAACATTTACCTCCCCAAGCTCTAGCATTGGTCCCAAGCCCCAGCATTTTATTGACAACTTCCTCAGCTCCATTTAGCTAAAGATAGAGCTTGGGTTCCAATATCTTCACTCATGATTCCCAACGCTGTCCTGGTTGCTATGGGAGTTTCCTCAGACCACCCCTCATCTTCAAACCTCCCATAGTCTCTCTTACTAAGCCTTTCGCATATTTTGACTTTACTAGAGGTTATCTCAGTGGGGGAACATCTCAGTCAGGCCCACCATGAGTCACAGCACCCCAAAGCTTGATCCTCAAGGGCTACAATTGCCTATGTCCTGGTGAGGCAGAGGACTGTACTGTCAGCAAAGCTGCCTTTTGTGTAACCAAATACACTTTAGGGAgttgcatttaaaaatttattcatatgTT
The DNA window shown above is from Arvicanthis niloticus isolate mArvNil1 chromosome 15, mArvNil1.pat.X, whole genome shotgun sequence and carries:
- the LOC117720825 gene encoding diamine oxidase [copper-containing]-like, encoding MTRKSLTLGWVTAILLLQMTTAKRPRWTLNGKPQVFSDLSVYEIKIVQDFLMNRKELQLQPAKTPTLGKNSVYLIEMLLPDKEDVLDFLDKGKRIPVREARVVIFFGAQEHPKVTEFAVGPLPSPIYMREISPGPGHSPSWASRPISKAEYSLIYHILKEATKPLRQFFLDTTDYSLEDEHGLTFTYMVPHGTKSDQRCSWFILQRYMASQVLQPTGLEILLDHGSTDVQHWKVKQLWYNGKFYNSPEELAQKYADGEVSIMVLMESVDKDTEQPLVFSSFNTPEEFPTTISMARPRASEPHVPGYNVEDNTVFYRDWIFSFRLRPSSGLQILNVHFQGVRIAYEVSVQEAVAQFGGHISAGTQTKYMDVGWGPGNVTRQLAAGIDCPDTATFLEVIHHYDTDEPVSYPQALCLFEMPAEMPFRYHFNSNFRKGFNSSAGTNGHMLVVRTISTVHHYDYIWDFVFYPNGAMKANIQATGLVHATFYQPEELRYVSQSHTHVFSNIHTHLVHYRVDLDVAGIKNSFQTLHIVGENITNSKDLSHHVLGNTLKQTNYTQEHQAAFHFGKPLPNYLIFSNLHMTHLGHRSRYRLQIYSKIHQVRLPDWEKKRGVSWTKYPLAVTEYQDSEKCSSSIYSQNNPWNPPMVFEDFIQNDTNIEDKDLVAWVTVGFRNIPHSEDSANMTTPKSSVGFVLRPFNLRGF